The Meles meles chromosome 12, mMelMel3.1 paternal haplotype, whole genome shotgun sequence genome includes a window with the following:
- the TCN2 gene encoding transcobalamin-2 isoform X1, whose amino-acid sequence MRHLGALLFLLGGLGALADVCEVPEVDSKLVERLGQRLLPWMDWLSLEHLNPSIYVGLRLSSLQAGAREAFYLHILKLNYQQRLLGLAVDDDSSNKQAKPSMGQLALYLLALRANCEFVGGRKGDRLVSQLKRFLEDEKKAIGSNHKGHPRTSYYQYGLGILALCVHQKRLHDSVVGKLLYAVEHDQHLQQDHLSVDTGAMAGLAFTCLEQSNLNPNQRHRITQALSTVRQKILKAQTSKGYFGNVYSTPLALQLLMNSSMPGEKLGKACLEARAALLASMRDGAFKNVLIISQLLPVLNGKSYVDLISPDCEAPRVLLQPAVETPSRTPELISVMLKVPHALQPYRHRISVRAGASLEDVLKKAQEHTGFTYETRNSLSGPYLTSVMGKEAGEREFWQLLRAPDTPLLEGIADYIPKDGQTIELRLVSW is encoded by the exons ATGAGGCACCTTGGGGCCCTCCTCTTCCTACTTGGGGGCCTGGGGGCTCTCGCTGATGTCTGCG AAGTACCAGAGGTGGACAGCAAGCTGGTGGAGAGGCTGGGCCAGCGCCTCTTGCCCTGGATGGACTGGCTCTCCCTGGAGCACCTCAACCCCAGTATCTACGTGGGCCTCCGCCTCTCCAGCCTGcaggccggggccagggaggcctTCTATCTGCACATTCTCAAGCTCAATTACCAGCAGAGGCTCCTGGG GCTTGCCGTCGATGATGACAGCAGTAACAAGCAGGCCAAGCCCTCCATGGGCCAGCTGGCCCTCTACCTGCTGGCTCTCAGGGCTAACTGTGAGTTCGTTGGAGGCCGCAAGGGGGATAGGCTGGTCTCCCAGCTGAAGCGGTTCCTGGAGGACGAGAAGAAGGCCATTG GGTCCAATCACAAGGGCCACCCCCGCACCAGCTACTACCAGTATGGCCTGGGCATCCTGGCCCTGTGTGTCCACCAGAAGCGGCTCCATGACAGCGTGGTGGGCAAGCTCCTTTATGCCGTGGAACATGACCAGCACCTCCAACAGGACCACCTGTCTGTGG ACACAGGGGCCATGGCAGGATTGGCCTTCACCTGTCTGGAGCAATCTAACCTCAATCCCAATCAGAGACACCGGATCACCCAGGCCCTTAGTACAGTACGACAGAAGATCCTCAAGGCACAGACCTCTAAAGGCTACTTTGGGAATGTCTACAGCACCCCTCTGGCACTGCAG TTACTGATGAACTCCTCCATGCCTGGAGAGAAACTAGGCAAGGCATGCCTCGAGGCAAGGGCTGCTCTATTGGCCAGTATGCGGGATGGGGCCTTCAAGAATGTTCTCATAATTTCCCAACTGCTGCCTGTCCTGAACGGCAAGAGCTATGTGGATCTCATCTCCCCAGACTGCGAGGCACCTAGAG TCCTGTTGCAGCCAGCTGTGGAGACCCCTTCACGGACCCCCGAGCTCATCAGTGTCATGCTGAAGGTCCCCCATGCCTTGCAACCATACAGACACCGCATCTCTGTCCGTGCTGGCGCCTCCTTGGAAGATGTCCTTAAGAAGGCCCAGGAGCACACAGGATTCAC GTATGAAACACGGAACTCCTTGTCAGGCCCCTACCTGACCTCTGTGATGGGGAAAGAAGCTGGGGAACGCGAGTTCTGGCAGCTCCTCCGAGCCCCTGACACCCCGCTGCTAGAAG GCATTGCTGACTATATCCCCAAGGATGGACAAACCATTGAGCTGAGGCTGGTCAGCTGGTAG
- the TCN2 gene encoding transcobalamin-2 isoform X2, translated as MRHLGALLFLLGGLGALADVCVPEVDSKLVERLGQRLLPWMDWLSLEHLNPSIYVGLRLSSLQAGAREAFYLHILKLNYQQRLLGLAVDDDSSNKQAKPSMGQLALYLLALRANCEFVGGRKGDRLVSQLKRFLEDEKKAIGSNHKGHPRTSYYQYGLGILALCVHQKRLHDSVVGKLLYAVEHDQHLQQDHLSVDTGAMAGLAFTCLEQSNLNPNQRHRITQALSTVRQKILKAQTSKGYFGNVYSTPLALQLLMNSSMPGEKLGKACLEARAALLASMRDGAFKNVLIISQLLPVLNGKSYVDLISPDCEAPRVLLQPAVETPSRTPELISVMLKVPHALQPYRHRISVRAGASLEDVLKKAQEHTGFTYETRNSLSGPYLTSVMGKEAGEREFWQLLRAPDTPLLEGIADYIPKDGQTIELRLVSW; from the exons ATGAGGCACCTTGGGGCCCTCCTCTTCCTACTTGGGGGCCTGGGGGCTCTCGCTGATGTCTGCG TACCAGAGGTGGACAGCAAGCTGGTGGAGAGGCTGGGCCAGCGCCTCTTGCCCTGGATGGACTGGCTCTCCCTGGAGCACCTCAACCCCAGTATCTACGTGGGCCTCCGCCTCTCCAGCCTGcaggccggggccagggaggcctTCTATCTGCACATTCTCAAGCTCAATTACCAGCAGAGGCTCCTGGG GCTTGCCGTCGATGATGACAGCAGTAACAAGCAGGCCAAGCCCTCCATGGGCCAGCTGGCCCTCTACCTGCTGGCTCTCAGGGCTAACTGTGAGTTCGTTGGAGGCCGCAAGGGGGATAGGCTGGTCTCCCAGCTGAAGCGGTTCCTGGAGGACGAGAAGAAGGCCATTG GGTCCAATCACAAGGGCCACCCCCGCACCAGCTACTACCAGTATGGCCTGGGCATCCTGGCCCTGTGTGTCCACCAGAAGCGGCTCCATGACAGCGTGGTGGGCAAGCTCCTTTATGCCGTGGAACATGACCAGCACCTCCAACAGGACCACCTGTCTGTGG ACACAGGGGCCATGGCAGGATTGGCCTTCACCTGTCTGGAGCAATCTAACCTCAATCCCAATCAGAGACACCGGATCACCCAGGCCCTTAGTACAGTACGACAGAAGATCCTCAAGGCACAGACCTCTAAAGGCTACTTTGGGAATGTCTACAGCACCCCTCTGGCACTGCAG TTACTGATGAACTCCTCCATGCCTGGAGAGAAACTAGGCAAGGCATGCCTCGAGGCAAGGGCTGCTCTATTGGCCAGTATGCGGGATGGGGCCTTCAAGAATGTTCTCATAATTTCCCAACTGCTGCCTGTCCTGAACGGCAAGAGCTATGTGGATCTCATCTCCCCAGACTGCGAGGCACCTAGAG TCCTGTTGCAGCCAGCTGTGGAGACCCCTTCACGGACCCCCGAGCTCATCAGTGTCATGCTGAAGGTCCCCCATGCCTTGCAACCATACAGACACCGCATCTCTGTCCGTGCTGGCGCCTCCTTGGAAGATGTCCTTAAGAAGGCCCAGGAGCACACAGGATTCAC GTATGAAACACGGAACTCCTTGTCAGGCCCCTACCTGACCTCTGTGATGGGGAAAGAAGCTGGGGAACGCGAGTTCTGGCAGCTCCTCCGAGCCCCTGACACCCCGCTGCTAGAAG GCATTGCTGACTATATCCCCAAGGATGGACAAACCATTGAGCTGAGGCTGGTCAGCTGGTAG